One Belonocnema kinseyi isolate 2016_QV_RU_SX_M_011 chromosome 6, B_treatae_v1, whole genome shotgun sequence genomic region harbors:
- the LOC117174812 gene encoding cilia- and flagella-associated protein 206-like isoform X2: MELVKKDLIETITKECKKRDIDVSSDLVSFLLSLMLLHPEYSINKGNDEEMFKMVSVLIEKLLDDTKPSMVTIKIQLYFAKHYFDRGDIIRKHRLRLHEKTASLVKEICETRKLESNRDMEKLYQKILVVITLLSGLGNPTVPPVLREVSVALQSVYQLSELLHFISLEKDEKEEQLMELMCIVTGIRLFNRDCQRGGEGIDDLPSILQDAIKKTHSSIVELLEQLMQKVYKFTTAVETVLPDDFSDEGFCCCDDKKLPNFVIEDDVQWCIEMLTAFRQKEIYIRKILSDIESCETELKCILQRLQNRLIKLHETVRYRTAIPTAQVYPQFIDMADIWMSLQDEVIALSHTNRFLWQLQNLYVKTINVYDESLLNNVIKGKGVLSDAERLEKSMGHMITECGECELYYSNSTKDFEKIHLEFLGFCAWSFVVGKGSLIPGNPNIGIAKWRGKYFAFSSAKAAQKFGEQPNKYLFEALNFVRNHLEFVHLFQIYKDVEAIRNQEVE; the protein is encoded by the exons atggAATTGGTGAAAAAGGATTTGATAGAAACGATCACCAAGGAATGCAAGAAAAGAGATATTGACGTTTCAAGTGATTTAGTTTCTTTCTTG tTATCATTGATGCTTTTACATCCTGAATACTCAATCAATAAAGGGAATGAtgaagaaatgttcaaaatggtCTCGGTATTGATAGAAAAATTACTTGACGATACAAAACCAAGCATGGTCActatcaaaattcaactttatttcgCTAAGCATTATTTTGATAGAg GAGACATCATCAGAAAGCACAGATTAAGACTTCACGAAAAAACTGCATCGTTAGTGAAGGAAATATGCGAGACGAGAAAATTAGAAAGCAACAGAGATAtggaaaaactttatcaaaaaatattggtAGTGATTACACTACTGAGTGGCTTAGGAAATCCGACAGTGCCTCCCGTACTCAG agagGTTTCGGTGGCACTACAAAGTGTTTATCAGCTTTCTGAATTGCTACATTTCATATCTCTGGAAAAGGATGAAAAAGAAGAACAACTAATGGAATTAATGTGTATTGTCACGGGCATTCGTCTCTTCAATCGAGATTGTCAAAGAGGAGGCGAGGGAATTGATGATT tGCCAAGTATTTTGCAAGATGCAATAAAAAAGACTCACTCTTCCATTGTTGAGCTTTTGGAACAACTGATGCAAAAAGTCTACAAATTCACTACTGCAGTCGAAACTGTACTTCCGGATGATTTTTCTGATGAAGGTTTTTGCTGCTGCGATGAtaaaaaacttccaaattttgTTATCGAAGATGATGTCCAGTGGTGTATTGAAATGCTCACAGCATTTCgtcaaaaagaaatttacataAG AAAAATACTATCTGATATTGAAAGTTGTGAGACCGAATTGAAATGCATTTTGCAACGTCTTCAGAATCGACTGATCAAACTTCATGAAACTGTTCGTTACAGAACAGCAATTCCAACTGCTCAAGTTTat CCTCAGTTTATAGACATGGCAGATATCTGGATGAGTCTTCAAGACGAAGTGATAGCTTTGAGTCACACTAATCGTTTCCTCTGGCAGTTACAGAATCTCTATGTCAAG ACTATTAACGTTTATGACGAATCTCTACTGAATAATGTGATAAAAGGGAAAGGAGTCTTAAGTGATGCAGAGAGATTGGAAAAATCTATGGGGCATATGATAA ctgAATGTGGTGAATGTGAGCTCTACTATTCAAATTCTaccaaggattttgaaaaaattcacttaGAG tTTCTTGGCTTTTGTGCATGGAGTTTTGTGGTAGGCAAAGGTTCCCTCATACCTGGGAATCCAAATATTGGAATCGCCAAGTGGAGAGGAAAATATTTTGCATTCAGTTCGGCAAAAGCTGCTCAGAAATTTGGAGAACAACCAAacaa gTACTTGTTCGAGGCTTTGAATTTCGTCCGCAACCATCTCGAATTCGTTCATCTTTTCCAAATTTACAAAGATGTGGAAGCTATCAGAAATCAAGaa gtTGAGTGA